A stretch of the Dioscorea cayenensis subsp. rotundata cultivar TDr96_F1 chromosome 4, TDr96_F1_v2_PseudoChromosome.rev07_lg8_w22 25.fasta, whole genome shotgun sequence genome encodes the following:
- the LOC120259393 gene encoding abscisic acid receptor PYL12-like: protein MISKENTPRRKKQKQEDQTTTTNLSGPTSQATSDMIRRFHTHPNPIPPGHCSSLHIEHISAPLPIVWSLISHFSRPQSYKPFVRSCQLCMGDGSIGSVRQIRVVSGLPATSSTEQLDILDHEQHVFGFSIVGGDHRLSNYRSRMTVHSEDGRTAVVLESYLVEVPEGNTEEETCIFVDTIIGCNLRSLAYVAEKMVRTAPPLTA, encoded by the coding sequence ATGATTTCTAAAGAAAACactccaagaagaaaaaaacaaaaacaagaagatcagaccaccaccaccaattTATCCGGTCCCACAAGCCAAGCCACCTCGGACATGATCCGGCGCTTTCACACCCACCCCAATCCGATCCCTCCCGGCCACTGCTCCTCCCTCCACATCGAACACATCTCCGCTCCGCTCCCCATCGTCTGGTCCCTCATCAGCCACTTCTCCCGTCCCCAATCATACAAACCCTTTGTTCGCTCCTGCCAACTCTGCATGGGCGACGGCAGCATCGGCAGTGTGCGCCAGATCCGGGTTGTCTCAGGGCTACCCGCCACATCGAGCACAGAACAGCTTGACATCCTCGACCACGAGCAGCACGTCTTTGGGTTCTCGATCGTTGGCGGAGATCATCGTCTGTCTAACTATAGGTCTAGGATGACTGTGCACAGTGAGGATGGACGGACGGCGGTGGTGCTGGAGTCGTATTTGGTGGAGGTACCGGAAGGGAACACCGAAGAAGAGACGTGTATCTTTGTGGATACGATTATTGGGTGTAATCTTAGGTCGCTGGCCTATGTTGCGGAGAAGATGGTGAGAACAGCCCCGCCGCTCACCGCTTGA